The Mercenaria mercenaria strain notata chromosome 6, MADL_Memer_1, whole genome shotgun sequence genome contains the following window.
aatgcctcagtacatgttataccctgcccctaggtattctataagaaccatgatcatgaagggaaaaatatactaacccttttcaatcgcgcatttcatacctaaaacacgccgttccgtaaatgtgtactatggatatcaaacaagtggtaatttatcttccattgtgtaccggtcacatatcttcaatacattttatcttagaaaaacaacgcgtagtttatagttatttcaacgtttcacaaaaaacttgcttgaagttccgttctagattacaaaactattctgattggctaatgtgaaaatgtatgtcaatcgtcattttactacacgtgttcgctaaatgtgaaaatgcagcataaatgtgcaaaatgaataaaataaacagaacagatgcagaccaatgtacgagttcaaattaaagatcatatacaggATGAATTTCATtgatcatttcgagttttattgtaaaaatgtgatttttttaaattctgtttttgtttgtttacaattccccaaacatgtgcacactgccgtgacctctggatgttcattagggaagatcaaccaagttttttctgtaacgttgacgaaagcataaaatatgttgataatctcagcaatatggaaactggtgcacgatggaagataaaatatcgcttgttcaatatactaggtacccattcaccgaactgtgcgtttaagttgagaaatttacgattgaaacctGGTTagtcacgggtggtaaacgcgcagtCCAATTCCCGCTGGTAATACGcctaaaatgggttgcgcaacgtccggtgctggtgttgcgcgtaaaaaaagacgaaattgaggtatgtgaagttatgattttgcttagtatgagacaagaatgaattttcttgaaaaaaagcaaaatgctattcgacacaaatatgataatacatcatatgtgtaaaatatctggtttgtaaattatgattcggctctattatcacaaaaactcagaggacaagaagcgtgaaaaaagtatgaaatcaacaaagatggacgtttctgacctcatatatatgcctaatctgaggacatttgATGccttttatgataactcaactgttataaagtaacgaatatcaaaattatttgcttcaaatcctgcttacggggacataattgacaaaacaaaatcgggaatggggttgcgcaccgggaaagGAGTttctcgtatacatcataatgtatataatgtatacacgcaactccattcccggggcgcaaccccattcccgattattttttttgccagtctttcccccaaaagcaacatttcattcaagtgtatgtaatattcatgactgttttacacgtgtttgatcattagaagcgtcacatttccagaaagaaggcacaagagttagaaaattggcatttttcatgatttcatgcttttttgacagttcgagccagcagagttttcgtgataacagagctgattcttaaattaataagttggtatttcacacatatgatctttattcatttttgtgtcgaatagcattttgcttttttcgaaaacactcgtaaatgtgtcattatttacaaaaacaaaaactcacctacctcgattttgtatatattgatgcgcaacaccagcaccggaagtcgcgcaacccatttttagcgtattcccagtgggaattggattgcgcgtttaccacccgtgttagtatattttcccgttcatgaccatggttcttatagaatacctaggggtaaggtgtaacatgtacagaggcattttctttctgttctggtgcaaGTGGGAATTTCGAAAGTTTTAATACAACAAGAAATTGAGCAAAAAGTGTTATTTCCACTCCTTACATTGGACTTtagcttttaaatattttttttcaaggaaaagaAAGGCGTTTCAACAAAATGCACTAAGATATTCACAACACCCATCCATATATCTCATTATTAtcaatgtttatattaatttCGTATTTTCCATGCTTgctaatatttcaaacaaaacaaatatttatcaattctaaatatttcacaattttattcACATAAAGCGTCGAGTGTTTGAGGtttgggttcgatccccggccgcgtcattcCATATACTTGAAGAATGGTACCAGTGGCAGTGAGTAGCTCCCTTGTTagacaatcgacctaaaataaagtATGCATAAGCTAAAACAGATTTCAAAACCAGACTTTGGTAAACTTTCAATTTAATGTAAAAGGACACAAGTAACGCCCTCTGGTCCTAACACCTATTTGCTTTGTCTTCCAGGTTTGATGAGTGTACCACAACTTTCATGACAATTATGAAGGATAAACTTTGCCAGACATTCTGTCCGTGCTGTGTGTATGACATAAACAGACGCAAAAAACGGCCATCATGTTGGACAAGTCCTACATTCAGGGAGTTTTTAGGTAACATAAGTCACATCAAAAGGACTTCTTTTTATTGTTCTTCACTTTCATTTTTGAACATCTAAAAGACGAtgtcttttgaaaatgaaatggatATTAATTTGCACTGAGCGATTGTTTATCGTTTCAACAGCACTTTAGTGCAAGTAAGGTTGTCTATACTGTGATAATAAATCTAATACTGAATctaattttcctatcctggttgcccaaccaagatagagttattttatcataagtataaatttgataaacatactttgcttaaggaaatgtataaatattagacatgttgtaatatatatttgtaaaatatttgcattaaaaattatgtatttagatggaattcattagaaacgcaaatttgaaaaattattattacctccctttgcctatcttggttgcgcaaccaagatagattggaaataaatgaattcagaagcttcacacagcttttaaacttgcattttggttcagattgttcaatagttgatatgtctatcaaatgcaaatgtaaaactagacattgtatcgaattaaaaagaaatacccagctttttatacactttcatattaaaggggagtaattacaaaattttataaaaataataaaatatacatttcaaataggaatctaactctatgtaatcggtctttttgttccttaaataattctctaccagaatatacaaaaagtaaaaaatgtcattaaatgttgtttaaatgtgattgaccacctttaaggtcTTCTAGGCGGTATTGTATTTACCATGATATCGTATCTCATGCTGCAGATATTGCCTTGCCTTTTATGTTATGTTTGCTGTAAATGACATTAATGGTGATTTAACTTCAGTTTCATATCAAAATTCTTTAGATAATGCTTTGCTTTTAGGTTTTCTGGGAGGCATTACATTGACAATGATCTCGTTTTTAATACTCGTCTACCAGATGGAGATGCCGCCTGAAACTGCGTTCCCTCTTTGCGCATTAGGAGGGCTCGTGCTAACTTTGACGATGGCATTCTCAATGAGTGTTCGATGCCTCGTGCTCCTCATGCTACCACAGTTCTTTTCTGGTAAGTATGGAATCCTTTTAGATCCATGTTGTATTTCACATTCTCAACATGGGGAGCAAAAATTGTCTTCGTTATTAAAGAGATAATAATAATCATTTGGGAAACACTGTGATAATTGTTAGAAGAGGCTAGTGAATGTTTTTAACAAGCATGCTGTGTACATAGTTAGTGACGTGGGGACTTGTGACGTGGCCATAAAATGTTTCCGTAGATATGCATatactaaattattttatttagggCATATAACAGACTTTTCATAAAAGCAACTTACATTCACATTATGATCGCATTTATGTTGCTCTTAAActaaagaattatttcataaatctgtaaaaaataaaacaattgtttaaaggtccattactaagggaaagtgagttggcaatttttttcatagccagtgcatagacttctgcaagacactaaataatgaagattggcaggtcaaaatttacagaaggtctttggaactcaacgaaatgtaaatctgaccagttcaagaaagtaacCGAGATtttatggcgatacaagttgtgggCCAGTTtagtaaaattcaaattataaataaagctactgttgtgcagacaaggtcaaaatagctaattttggccctttcaggggccataactctggaacctgtaatgggatctggccagttcaagaaaggaaacgagatcttatggtgatacaagttgtgtgcaagtttggttaaaataaaatcataaatgaaaccactatcgtgcagacaagaaattgttgacggacgcacgcaggGACGCACgagacggactgacgacggacgaagggtgatcacaaaagctcaccttgtcactatgtgacaggtgagctaacaaaacatGCATTCCACAAACATGATACACCTTAAACAGGGAATATTTATCACTGATTCGAAGTCCAAATATGGTTTGTATAATCAACAATGTTAGCAGTATGATCTATATACTTTTAAAGTAAAGGACAGAGTTAAGAAAGGGGCACATTAATGGGTACCAttaatttaacctttgaccttgagctagagATGGTCATGCTGAGCATAATCCATAGCTATGTAAAGGTGATCATTGCTGCAAATATATGCtcaaatcccttgatgaatgacaatgGACCAGATAATGCAATAAACCTTTGatcccaagtgtgaccttgaccttagagctagctAGAGGTAGCTGTGTATGCAACGTATTGTCATgtaatggggaacatttatggTACCTGTAAGCCATTAGTTCCAGTGAGGTTACAATACAAAGAAAGCATACTTACTAATATatcttcttaaaacattttctatttgtttttggttaaatctGCCTCTAATAATTAGCTGATTGTTTCCGTCTACTGAACCactgcaaaaataaaacagtatcatATACAGTATTTAATGCAGTCAATCAATTTAAAAGGTTCATGCACTTTCAAATAGAAGAGTACTTTTAGAAAGGTAACtgtgttttaaaatattgtttttccaTTTACAAACATAGTTATACAGAGACAAATTTACACATATCCAAAGAGGACATTAAACTTCTTAAAATGAGGTTTTCCATGGAGTTTGTCATAGCTGTTTGTCTAACATGCATTTAAATTTATCAACAAaacagtggtctagtggtaacatgcttgactagTCAATGCAGaggtttgaagtttcaatccttgtCAAGGCAACGGTAATTTCTGACTCTGAGAGGCTATTGAGTGTCTCGCACCAAACTAACAGGCTAGTACCGCTTCTCCCTGACAGGGGTTGGAGAACTTGGTGTAGGGTGACCCTTGACATTTGCGAAGAAATACCTTATAGATGGTAAGATGGGATGCAAGGAAAATCAGATGGACAACACCAAAGCTATATTAGTTATTTGCAAAAACAATATACCTACTGTTCAAAGGCATGTGGGTGGGGGTCATGAAAATATAAGTTGTACTATTAAATATTGTCCCCTTTTGACAGGTATAAGCAACCTGCATTTACTAGCTTAAACACAAGAAATATTAaccccttaccctgctgaattcttataatgaacttgtccatctttcaatttttcaatttggacagtaccattaactgttaaaaggggtgcttaccaaatgatactgactgaatggcgaacagtgcagattatgatctacacaggtcgcaaaggcagaatcagttgtgtccagcatgataagtgttaaagACACTCATCTTTCACTAACTACTGCATCATCAGACATTGAATAAAATCTAGAAAATTGTCATtaacaaagtaattttaaaaccaaaCACATACCTGGTACCCAATTCAGCTAATAAAAATGCTAATACGTGTTTTGACTGCCTGTGCAACCTAAAATGAGAATATAAAATACCTTAGCATACATATAACAAATTACTGGAAGTCATTATGACAAGACAGGGATATAGTTTTCTATCATGATGAAATTAAATGAACAGAAGTTGTTCTATGGTAAATGACTAAAGGGAGGCAAATCCTATATAAATTTTACTACTGTTTTTGGGAACACCATTGAAGTGGACATGTTCCTTGAATATTACCATTTTAACAAAGATCCTCACATGTGAACAAGATTTTGGAAGGAGCTATATTCTCTGTCTATCTTACATTATGGAACTGTTACAAGTTCAACATTCATGCAAACTCCACTTAACAGCAAATACCAGCAAAAAAAACCTAATTTTCGAGTTTCTGGAAGATTTGACTCAAAATGAAATTCAGCAGTCTCAGCAATCCTGTTCCCAGACAGAGTGCTGTGGCTTTCACTGCAAGAAATGTATACCTCAGTGCACATGAGCcatttacaaaatatcttcaacacaCAACTCATGTTCAAACAGTGAGCAAGAATATGTAATTCCTATGTACATCTATAAATTACAAATTCCCTTTTGAAATTTTTACACCCACAGATATGCAGAAATGGACTTACATTCTACTAATTTCAGCAAAATTTGCAAATGAGGTTCTTCTAGCACCTGCTCTGAGGACTTGAGGAGGTCTCATAACAATCTTCTTCTTCTCTCCCGTTACCATTTCTGGATTCTTTTCTCGTATAATGTCAAACACTCTAGTGAGCAACTGTTAGATAGGAGAATTGACAATTTTAATTATCAGGAAGtgttaaacaaatttttactGACATGCCCTGCATTAAAAAGGGGCCTGTGAATGTTTCACCTAAGGAAAGGGCAATAAAATTTgccaaatttgttttaaaatttcaacttcAGTTGTTCTTGTAAATCTAGCAAGGATTAGTCATGTAACTATTTACAGTGCTGGACTGTCAAAGtggatcatttttttttacatcaactAACAtctgaatattttacagtatgataAATTATGAACACAGAGTGAGAATCCAGCattgttttaacactttttcttCCCCATTTGAGTGTACAAGTCAACAATATccgttttttctaaaaaattatttGACCAATCCTATTCAATactagaaaagaaaatataatgtacaaGTCAACAATGAGTCAATTTTTCTCGAGAATTATTTCACCATAAATATTCAGTACTAGAAGAGAAAATCTACCTCGTCATATGAATAATCTCTGTCGGATCCTACCCAAGCCTTGCCCTTTGCACTTCCTGATTTCTTATCACCATCAGTTGCATCATCTATCAAATTTAGAGAGAAAATAAATCATAGTAATTTACCCTCCTTCACTTTCAAGTTTTACACTGCGCATATTATTctctttttaaaacttatatcctgttaatttggaaaaaaataacagCAGCAAATGATACTAATCTTGagtcagaaatgtcttaaacatttggacagactcaatcaaatgaGCCACActtatgagaaaaccaacatagagcgtttgcgaccagcatggatccagaccagcctgcgcatccgcgcagtctggtcaggatccacgctatTCGTTAATAGTTTCTCTactttcaataggctttgaaagcgaacagcatggatcctgaccagactacgcggatgcgcagactggtctggatccatgctggttcaaacgcactattttggttttctcatggcgtggctcaaatggaCTCTGATATTACTTTTCCTGGGTGCATTCTATGCTTATAAAGGCTCTTCTTCATAGGATATTATGAACTATCACAGAAGCAATCTATTAGTCCCATAAAAAAGTTTCCCcctacttggattcagtgttgtataTTTTCAGGTTCTTTTGGATCATGAAGTGAATTCAGTAATCAATGTAACACAATTCCactaaagccggtgctagagtGCATggggggtgttgcactttccattacctgtcatgaacagactcaatcaaactgagcctgctaTTACTTTTCTTAGTagctttctatgcttccaaaggatcttcttacagactttatttaaacaatgttCAGTCTTACCAGTGAATCTACAAAGGCAAACCCTCAAGTTAGAATTCAACTAGTAAAACCAGGCATACCAAATGCCCTATTTTGTTAAaagaattaaatttatttatttatttattttgttgggtttattgtcgcaccgacacaatcttaggtcatatggcgactttccagcttttaatggtggaggaagaccccaggtgcccctccgtgcatatttcatcacgagtgggcacctgggtagaaccaccaaccttccgtaagccagctggatggcttcctcacgtgaagaattctacgccccaaatgaggtttcgaacccacatcgatgaggggcaaatggtttgaagtcaacgactctaaccactcggccacggaggccccaaaagAATTAAAGGAAATGGAGTAAAACAAGACACCAAAATCAACACTTCTTCATGTTTTGATGGCAAATCTTTTATCAGTTGCAGTAAAGAGAGGGTTTTCTTCTCTACAGCCACTTCATTTGGCCAGAGTGATAATTTAATAATGGTTTCGGAATGAATTCTATAAATCctgtcaaaatttatttatcgaGTTATAACGTAACAAGTATGGTCAGAGGAGAAATCTGAACATGTGAAGAGTAAGCTTAAACACAATTACATTAGTACTCACAACTTTCTTCCCCACCATCTGGTTCTGGTTTAAATTCATCAAAAtcgacttttttctttttcttcttcttcattgGTAGAGACAGATCAGCGTCTGTTACACCTATATCGGGTGCCCCTCCCCCATCCTCCACTACCTCGTCTGTACCGTCTGTCTATAAATGTCGTAACAAACTAAACTTTAGCAACCTGGCAATGGTCTTCTATGATTCTCACAAGGTAATGGTaaacttgttttattattatatgatCAACAAACAACATGGGTAGGCTAAACAGCTCTTGTGCTACCAACATGGTATATTATCCAGCAACAGACTTTACTGATACTTACATTAGCTTATTTTGCCTCCAGACCTATGCCTTTAAATAGCGTGCACCAGGCAAAGGAGCTACCAGCACCCTTATTTCTCCCTTTCGTATGACGCACCTTGGGAGCAAATCCCCGACATTCCATGCTCAAAGCGAATACTCTACCACCGACCTTTTGAGACAGTACTACAGTCTACAGACTGCAAGCTGCGAGCCGCCTGAAAGGTCTGGCAGttttagcccttatcatgctggacactatttattatgcctttgtgaccagtgtagatcatgatcagcctgcacatccatgcagtctgatcatgatatgcactgttcgccattcagtcagtatctttttgataaatgCCCCTTTTAGCAGTAAATGGtagtccaaatttaaagatggacaagatcattatagaaatttagcagggtaagggttagagcAGATCTCACTCCGACAAATCTTTAATGTCcctaaatggatttgatacaTCAATTGTCATGCATTTCAAAAACTGGCTGACTTGTTTCCCatgataaactagagctatcactaaaggtgatgaatgtaccccccgcatgcactgacacagtacactgaatttgacacacacaagactgcataattatgtggactgtatgtatacagtatagtaacaaaaaacaaagtcccataactatgcagaatatttatctaaaagaatgtaacatgcaccatgcacaactagggttggtactgatcacttgtgtgaagtttcattaaattgtgtgcaagggtttggtagattaggcacgcacaagattgcatatgcaggctgtatgtacatagtatgttaacaagaaacaaagtcccataactctgcaatttttgtcgctgaaagaacctaacatgccccatgcacaactactgttgttactgattagttgtgtgaagtttcattaaattgtgtcaaggggatgaggagagatggtgcgtacaagattgtgtctatgtatatagtatagtaacaaaaaaacaaagtcccataactctgcaaattttttttctaaaagaacctaacatgccccatgcacaactactgttggtactgatcacttgtgtgaagtttcattaaattgtgtcaaggggatgaggagatatggtgcgcacaagattgtgtctatgtatatagtatagtaacaaaaaaacaaagtcccataactctgcaaattttttttcttaaagaacctaacatgccccatgcacaactactgttggtactgatcacttgtgtgaagtttcattaaattctgtcaaggggataaggagagatggtgcgcacaagattgcgtctacagacagatggacagatgaccagacggacagacagacagacggacagacaacctgaaaccagtataccccccccttacaactttgttgtcgggggtacaaaaatgtcacaaaagGAATATTTACTGAAAAGTATCCAAGGCTACAGATTTTGTATAGTACTTCTAATTCTGAAGGaacttttttctatataaattttGACTATTTATTTCAGTAAGGCAACTTTTCTTTAGGTCCAACAAAAATTGCAATTTTCTGGCCAGCTGTAAGGCAACCTGTGCACTCTTCCCTAAAATGTAGGCTTAAATGGAGGTTAGTTCATAGAACAGGATGTCTAGGGATAGCGTGACAACTTCTGACCGTTGTCCCCtacatacataaatatttatttgcacATGGTATACTTACTGGTAAAGCTTCTTTCAACTCCTCCATGTccatctttttcttctttttctttttcttcaaaccACCAAAGTCCAGGGACAATtctgaaatttcatgaaaatcatcgTAATGTTAATAGACACTAGGTATATTCAAGACATCTGGagcataacaagaggaccatgatggtcctgaatcgctcacctatccccacatgacccagtgttgaactgagtatgacgtcgttatttctattatttgacatagtgacctagtttttgagcacgtgacctagatatcatcaagataaaaaattctgaccaattttcatgaaaatccattgaaaaatatagcctctagagaggtcacaaggtttttctattatttgacctaatgacctagtttttgaaggcacgtgacccacttttaaacttgacctagatatcatcaagatgcacattctcacaaatttttatgaagatcttgtaaaaaatatggcctctagagaggtcacaaggtttttctatttttcgatctactgacctagtttttgaccgcacatgacccagttatgaacctgacctagagatcatcaaactgaacattctcaacaattttcatgaagatccattgagaaatatggcctctacagaggtcacaaggtttttctattttttgacctactgacctagtttttgaccccatgtgacccagtttcgaacctgacctagatatcatcaaggtgaacattctgaccaacattcatgaagatctcatgaaaaatatggcctctagagaggtcacaaggttttt
Protein-coding sequences here:
- the LOC128546122 gene encoding uncharacterized protein LOC128546122, with the translated sequence MWQYIEKILEAIRIKKLLARLSRAKENALRELIGLPPKTSWFDECTTTFMTIMKDKLCQTFCPCCVYDINRRKKRPSCWTSPTFREFLGFLGGITLTMISFLILVYQMEMPPETAFPLCALGGLVLTLTMAFSMSVRCLVLLMLPQFFSGKYGILLDPCCISHSQHGEQKLSSLLKR
- the LOC128546014 gene encoding eukaryotic translation initiation factor 2 subunit 2-like, producing the protein MKKKKKKKKTGFDPDAVEDAPAETPAEDTVTEEKGGDTEQVPEKPVDEELSLDFGGLKKKKKKKKMDMEELKEALPTDGTDEVVEDGGGAPDIGVTDADLSLPMKKKKKKKVDFDEFKPEPDGGEESYDATDGDKKSGSAKGKAWVGSDRDYSYDELLTRVFDIIREKNPEMVTGEKKKIVMRPPQVLRAGARRTSFANFAEISRMLHRQSKHVLAFLLAELGTSGSVDGNNQLIIRGRFNQKQIENVLRRYISKYAFFVL